One Mugil cephalus isolate CIBA_MC_2020 chromosome 8, CIBA_Mcephalus_1.1, whole genome shotgun sequence genomic window carries:
- the LOC125012932 gene encoding cell division cycle protein 20 homolog B-like isoform X3 → MSQSRESCRGPIKAVSVGRTSHGEAVLPPNTPRAVTVRRHPVAENVTEQGLVWRAGDQEHENAQCAGTTCCDERGLDLKPFAVLHKSSGPGGSATKLLAPSLLNDYYTNLLDCSCNGMIALALGSSVYLWNSETRALVGHLEPGPQPGRPSCQTRSISCLCWSRDGRALCIGTRRGEIQLWDVEHKQNMRRLPSHMSVVGALSWKQQLLSSGSVLGHIHHLDPRAPAALVGSAVQEEGICSLQWSPGGERLASGSTGGLLHIWDSHVAGVTKSRQPITTAKQTSAVKAMGWCPWQGDVIATGGGWKDGELRIWDTQSGSCVTSVNTNSQICSLRWADRRRHLITGHGLPHHQVTCWQFPSLSPIYQLTGHSQRVLHLATNPDNTQLFSAGADQCFHVWDL, encoded by the exons GCGGTGTCGGTGGGAAGGACGTCCCACGGTGAGGCCGTTCTACCGCCGAACACACCTCGCGCTGTCACGGTCAGGAGGCATCCTGTCGCAGAAAACGTCACAGAACAG GGACTCGTGTGGAGAGCTGGAGATCAAGAGCATGAAAACGCACAATGTGCCGGTACGacct GTTGTGACGAAAGAGGACTTGATTTGAAGCCCTTTGCTGTTCTGCACAAATCCAGTGGGCCAGGAGGGTCGGCGACGAAGCTGCTGGCGCCGTCACTGCTGAATGACTACT ACACCAATCTTCTCGACTGCAGCTGTAACGGCATGATTGCATTAGCTCTCGGCTCTTCCGTTTATCTGTGGAATTCGGAAACCCGTGCTCTGGTGGGACATTTGGAACCGGGTCCGCAGCCGGGACGGCCATCCTGTCAGACGCGGTCCATCTCATGTCTCTGCTGGAGCAGAGACGGCAGAGCCCTCTGCATCGGGACCAGGCGAGGGGAGATACAG TTGTGGGATGTCGAACACAAGCAGAACATGAGGCGTCTGCCATCACACATGTCTGTGGTTGGCGCTCTTTCTTGGAAACAGCAGTTACTAAGCAG CGGCTCTGTTCTGGGACATATTCACCACCTTGACCCTCGGGCTCCCGCTGCTTTGGTCGGCTCAGCCGTCCAGGAGGAAGGGATCTGCAGCCTGCAGTGGTCACCGGGAGGCGAGCGGCTGGCCAGCGGCTCCACGGGAGGTCTGCTCCACATCTGGGACAGCCACGTAGCAGGGGTCACGAAGTCACGTCAGCCGATTACCACAGCGAAACAGACGAGCGCTGTGAAG GCGATGGGATGGTGTCCATGGCAGGGAGACGTGATCGCTACGGGAGGAGGGTGGAAAGATGGAGAGCTGAGAATCTGGGACACACAGTCAGGATCTTGCGTGACTTCTGTCAACACAAATTCTCAG ATCTGTTCTCTACGATGGGCTGACAGGAGGAGACATCTGATCACGGGCCACGGCCTCCCTCATCACCAAGTCACCTGCTGGCAGTTTCCCTCCCTCAGCCCGATCTACCAGCTCACAG GTCATTCTCAGAGAGTCCTTCATTTGGCCACGAACCCAGACAATACTCAGCTCTTCTCTGCTGGAGCAGACCAGTGCTTTCACGTCTGGGATCTTTAG
- the LOC125011736 gene encoding uncharacterized protein LOC125011736, which translates to MSVSEKQILQRLAVLVVCHGLAAGQINSHYFPVQRPMSWIAGREFCQNHYVDFAVLSSEEQYFTLLKAMPTNKVNFWLGLKYQNTSDDWKWVDGAELGYQRWNRKNQEGCCATLKTKMEKDEKLLARPCTELHMIVCQGPVSPLSVSVDSVGTDHVNLSWNVSAFMQMTQHGYNVTVNGRAHEMLRYSGSAFMNISISNLTSATEHNIEVSAFVVRPDNVTGEKRILQSDPTTLQVTTEGVLAAPYEPNSIITIFLKTLKLVSLVPPLLVLYHIMKKAMSPYLYPDDSKDSDLKVSSLKLIVEETVVEVIPTRTRGFG; encoded by the exons ATGTCTGTCAGTGAGAAGCAGATCCTGCAGCGGCTGGCTGTTCTGG TGGTGTGCCATGGCTTAGCAGCGGGCCAGATCAACTCGCATTACTTCCCGGTCCAAAGACCTATGTCCTGGATAGCAGGCCGGGAGTTCTGTCAGAATCACTATGTGGACTTCGCCGTCCTGAGCTCAGAGGAGCAATATTTCACTCTCCTCAAGGCCATGCCGACAAACAAAGTGAACTTTTGGCTTGGCCTGAAATACCAGAACACCTCGGACGACTGGAAGTGGGTGGACGGGGCAGAGCTTGGCTACCAGCGCTGGAACAGGAAAAACCAAGAGGGCTGCTGTGCAACTTTGAAAACCAAGATGGAGAAAGACGAGAAGCTGCTGGCTCGCCCTTGTACGGAGTTACACATGATTGTCTGCCAGG GTCCTGTGTCCCCACTGTCAGTGTCAGTGGACTCTGTGGGAACTGACCACGTGAATCTCAGCTGGAACGTCTCCGCCTTTATGCAGATGACGCAACACGGTTACAACGTGACTGTCAACGGCCGCGCACATGAGATGCTCCGGTACAGTGGCTCTGCCTTCATGAACATCAGCATCAGCAACCTCACTTCAGCCACGGAGCACAACATCGAGGTTTCTGCTTTTGTCGTTAGGCCTGACAACGTTACCGGTGAAAAGAGGATCCTTCAGAGTGACCCTACAACTTTACAAGTCACAACAGAAGGAGTCTTGG CTGCCCCTTATGAGCCAAACAGCATCATCACCATCTTTCTGAAGACGCTCAAGCTTGTGTCTCTGGTCCCTCCGCTGTTGGTCCTTTATCACATCATGAAAAAAGCAATGTCACCGTACTTGTATCCAGATGATTCCAAGGACTCAGATCTCAAAGTGTCGTCGCTGAAGCTCATAGTCGAGGAGACGGTTGTCGAAGTGATCCCAACCAGAACCAGAGGATTCGgttaa